TAGAATAGCCCTTGCTTTAATGAAAATATCAAGAACCTTTACCCCGCTTGGGCAGTTTGCAGCACATGATCCGCACAAAAGGCATCTATTTAAATGCTCAAATACCCCATCGGGATTTTCAAACATATTATTCAAAAGCCCGTTTAAAATGGCAAGCTTTCCTCGCGCAACATCCGATTCTTTTCTTGTTACCGAAAAAAGGGGACACACAGCCTGACACGTACCACATCTCATGCAAACGGCAAGCATCTTGTCAAGTTCTTCCATAAGCCGTGCAAGCCTTATCATATCGGACATATTTATTTTCTCCCCATATTCACTGCCTAACCAATAATAATTGTAATAATAAATTTATCAATGCTTCTAAAATAAAGAAGGCCTAATATAAAGTCACAAAACAGTTTGTTAACCAGGAAAAAGCTTGTTTCAACATCCCGATTTTTCAGCTGATTTATAGCATAATTCTTCTTGACAATACATTTATCATTCAGTAACCTTTTTTAAGGTAGTTGAATATTTAACGATTTTGCACCGGTTAATACCGGTTGCAATCGATATTAAGATTTTACTTATTATTACACAACTTTTAATTTGTCTTGCTTTAATCTTTAGAGCAAATTTAATATTAAGGCGGTACTTCATGAAAAAACAAGTCCTTGGTAAAATTGAAATTAAACAGGAAGATATAACAAAACTCCATGTTGATGCCATTGTTAATGCCGCAAACCGCTCTCTTCTCGGCGGAGGAGGAGTTGACGGCGCAATACATCGTGCTGCAGGCCCTATGCTTCTGGAAGAATGCAAAACACTGGGAGGATGCGATACAGGAGAAGCAAAAATAACAAAAGGATATAACCTGCCGGCTTCATATGTAATTCATACTGTTGGTCCTGTGTACAGCGGGAAACCTGCTGACAGCAGCCTTTTGGCTCAATGCTATACAAACAGCCTGCAACTTGCCTTAGAAAAAAAATTAAACTCTATCGCATTTCCTGCAATCAGCTGCGGGGTTTACGGCTATCCTATTAAAGATGCCTGTAAGATTGCCATAGACACTACTTGCAGTTTTTTAGAAAGCCAGGAAAGCTCTTTATCAAAGGTTATTTTTATTCTTTTTTCATCCAAGCATCTTGATATTTATCATAAATACCTAAAAGTAATTTCCTGAATTTGACAAACATGTTTATATTTTGATCATAAATTTTTCAAAACAAAGTTTACCTTCCATTTGCTTGTAATATGTATGAGATAGGATAGCAAATTCACATAGAGATAATCTATTTTGAATCCTGAATAATATTGACAAACACTATTTCAGTAATTAGTTTAGAAATCATAGGAAAGGCAAAAAATGATTGCCGATATACCTTAAAAAAACCGATTAAAGGTTAATATGCATATTTAGCAGAAGGAGGGTTAACATGGTTGAAGTAACACCAATGGCTAGCAAACAGATAGCCGAATATTTTGAAGGGAAAGAAGCTTCACCGATCAGGATTTTTTTAAATCAAGGTGGCTGAGGCGGGCCGTCTCTGGCATTGGCTCTGGATGAGCCTAATGAATCTGACAAAATATATGAAGTTGACGGATTTAAGTATATAATTAATCAGGAATTTTTGGAGAAAGCAAAACCGGTTAAAGTAGATTATGGCCAAATCGGTTTTAAAATTACATCGGGATTCGATATGGGTGCTCCTTCTGCATGCTCAAGTTGCGGCACAGGTGGTTCTTGCAGCACCGAATCATAATATACTCATAGTTTATATATATTAACAGGGTAACATCAGATGATATTTTTGTGTTGCCCTGTTTTTATAATCATTTCAGCTTCAATTTTCCACATTTTTTATTGTGCGCTCAATACAAATTTTACTTTTTTGGATAATAGCGTTTAACACTCATCGATTTTTGCTATTTCATATTCGCTATTCTCGATATAAATTTGCTTTTATCGGAGGTGGAAATATTAGATATGAAGATATTAATTACCGGTGGAACAGGTTTTGTAGGATCATATCTTTCCGATACCTTTATCAAAAAAGGTTATCATGTTATATCTATTGGCGGACCTCCGCCAGGCAATGCATTAAAACATCCAAATTTAAAATATGTCCTGGCAGATACAACCCAAAAAGGCTCCTGGCAAGAGGAATTAAACAATATTGATGCTGTTATAAATCTTGCAGGAAGATCGATTTTCAGCCGCTGGAACGATGATTATAAAAAATCGATTTATGATAGCAGGATACTTACAACACGTAATCTTGTCGAAGCTCTTCCTTCAAATAAAAATATTACTCTTTGCAGTACATCCGCTGCCGGTTATTATGGCGACAGGAAAGATGATATTTTGACTGAAAACGAGTCTCCCGGTAATGATTTTCTTGCTAAAGTATGCAAAGATTGGGAAAATGAAGCGTTCAAGGCTGAAAAGAAAGGGGTAAGAGTTACCATAACCCGATTCGGCATTGTTTTAGGAAAAGGCGGCGGAGCTTTAAAACAAATGATACCGCCGATACGTTTTTTTGTCGGAGGCCCTCTTGGAAACGGACAGCAGTGGTTTCCATGGATTCATATCGAAGACCTTATCTCGGCTATGCTTTTTATTTTTGAAAACGAATCTGTAAGCGGAGCATTAAATTTCACTTCCCCGGAACCTATAAGAAACATTGAACTTGTTAAAACCATTGCCGGAATTCTTCACAGACCGGCTATCATGCCTGCTCCGGCTTTTTTCATAAAACTGTTTCTGGGAGAATTCGGATCATCCATTCTGGCCAGTCAGCGAGTAACTCCTGAAAAGCTTCTACAATATGGTTTCAAGTTTAAATATCCTGATATAAAAAGCGCGCTGAAAAATATTATAGAAAAAGGTTCATAACTTAGATATATTCCTTAACACATAGGAAAGTATCCCACCGTGAATAAAATAGTTTAACTCTGATTTTGAATCGATTCTTGCAGTAACATTAAACTCAATTTTGCTTTTATCTTTCCGGCAGGCTGATATTTTAAGCATTTTTTTAGGATAAAAATCTGTTTCAATTCCTTCGATATCGTATAGTTCAGTTCCATCCAGTTCCAGCACTTCATAATTTATTCCTTCATCAAATTGTAAAGGAAGTACCCCCATGCATACAAGATTGCTTCGGTGAATTCTTTCAAAGCTTTGGGCTATCACGGCTTTAACTCCCAAAAGAAAAGTTCCTTTGGCAGCCCAATCACGCGAACTTCCGGTTCCATACTCCCTGCCTGCTATTACTATAAGTGGAATACCCGATTTTTTATACGCCATCGCTGCATCATAAATAGTTGCAGTTTTTTCTTCAGGAAGTATGGTTGTCCACCCACCGGTCGTTTCGGGGGCAAGTTTA
This window of the Pseudomonadota bacterium genome carries:
- a CDS encoding O-acetyl-ADP-ribose deacetylase; the protein is MKKQVLGKIEIKQEDITKLHVDAIVNAANRSLLGGGGVDGAIHRAAGPMLLEECKTLGGCDTGEAKITKGYNLPASYVIHTVGPVYSGKPADSSLLAQCYTNSLQLALEKKLNSIAFPAISCGVYGYPIKDACKIAIDTTCSFLESQESSLSKVIFILFSSKHLDIYHKYLKVIS
- a CDS encoding IscA/HesB family protein translates to MVEVTPMASKQIAEYFEGKEASPIRIFLNQGGUGGPSLALALDEPNESDKIYEVDGFKYIINQEFLEKAKPVKVDYGQIGFKITSGFDMGAPSACSSCGTGGSCSTES
- a CDS encoding TIGR01777 family oxidoreductase, with amino-acid sequence MKILITGGTGFVGSYLSDTFIKKGYHVISIGGPPPGNALKHPNLKYVLADTTQKGSWQEELNNIDAVINLAGRSIFSRWNDDYKKSIYDSRILTTRNLVEALPSNKNITLCSTSAAGYYGDRKDDILTENESPGNDFLAKVCKDWENEAFKAEKKGVRVTITRFGIVLGKGGGALKQMIPPIRFFVGGPLGNGQQWFPWIHIEDLISAMLFIFENESVSGALNFTSPEPIRNIELVKTIAGILHRPAIMPAPAFFIKLFLGEFGSSILASQRVTPEKLLQYGFKFKYPDIKSALKNIIEKGS